In Carya illinoinensis cultivar Pawnee chromosome 16, C.illinoinensisPawnee_v1, whole genome shotgun sequence, a single window of DNA contains:
- the LOC122299039 gene encoding organic cation/carnitine transporter 3-like, translating into MADSTHPLLTLADTGESEDTPPLVKHLPSLDSTIESVIGNFGWPQFLQAVLVSIAWTLDAQQTFISVFTDAHPTWHCTQLGDESCNSASNICNLPTNSWAWDLPADTSILSEWNLECAASFVSGLPASSFFTGCLVGGLVLSTLADSSLGRKNVLLLSCLMMSLSSLLTMIFSTNIWIYTALKFLCGFFRSAIGTCALVLSSELVGKRWRGQVGVGGFFCFSLGFLSLPAMAYMNRGSSWRSLYLWSSIPGIFYSILVHFFVRESPRWLFVNGREEEAMATLKSIASTHHGSSNWNFSGMCFEQETCNANLYSTLKILAEKKWACRRLSAVSVIAFGAGLVYYGMPLALGNLAFNLYLGVTFNALSELPAALFTFFCIGKLKRKNSILVFTTLSGVCSIMCVLKGKMWTRLQIGLELVSFFSSCTVVNIMLLYTIELFPTCVRNSAMSIAREALVLGGVFGPMLVAVGRKDGFESFGVFGLAIGCCGMFAACLPETRGATLCDTMEEEEHKLQKASCNWVGEF; encoded by the coding sequence ATGGCTGATTCAACTCATCCGCTTCTCACCCTAGCCGACACAGGTGAGTCAGAAGACACCCCACCATTAGTGAAACACCTACCATCCCTTGATTCGACCATCGAGAGTGTCATCGGGAATTTCGGGTGGCCCCAATTCCTTCAAGCCGTGCTTGTATCCATTGCATGGACCCTTGATGCACAGCAAACATTCATCAGCGTCTTCACCGATGCACACCCAACATGGCACTGTACTCAGCTCGGGGACGAGTCATGCAACTCGGCTTCCAATATCTGCAATCTGCCCACAAATTCATGGGCCTGGGATTTGCCCGCCGACACTTCAATCCTCTCAGAATGGAACTTGGAGTGTGCCGCTTCGTTTGTATCTGGCCTGCCCGCATCTTCCTTCTTCACGGGTTGCCTAGTGGGTGGACTCGTTCTTTCCACACTCGCTGACTCGTCACTCGGTCGCAAAAACGTGCTCCTCCTCTCATGTCTAATGATGTCTCTATCTTCGCTGCTAACTATGATCTTCTCCACAAATATATGGATTTACACCGCCTTAAAATTCCTTTGCGGGTTTTTCCGTTCTGCAATCGGTACTTGTGCGCTTGTGCTTTCATCTGAGCTTGTGGGGAAAAGGTGGCGTGGCCAGGTGGGGGTCGGGGGATTCTTTTGTTTCTCATTAGGGTTTTTATCCCTTCCAGCCATGGCTTACATGAACAGAGGTTCTTCATGGAGATCTCTCTATCTCTGGAGTTCCATCCCTGGGATATTTTACTCTATCTTAGTTCACTTCTTTGTTCGTGAGTCTCCCCGATGGCTTTTTGTGAATGGACGTGAAGAAGAAGCCATGGCCACATTGAAAAGTATTGCTTCAACTCACCATGGCAGCTCAAACTGGAACTTTTCCGGAATGTGTTTTGAGCAAGAAACTTGCAACGCCAATCTTTACTCCACTCTTAAGATCTTGGCGGAAAAGAAATGGGCTTGCCGAAGGTTGTCGGCGGTTTCGGTGATAGCTTTTGGGGCCGGACTTGTTTACTATGGCATGCCACTAGCTCTGGGAAACTTGGCATTTAATCTCTATCTGGGTGTCACTTTCAATGCCTTGTCCGAGTTGCCCGCTGCGTTGTTCACTTTCTTTTGCATAggaaaattgaaaaggaaaaattcaaTTCTTGTTTTCACGACCCTTAGTGGCGTTTGCAGCATCATGTGCGTTTTGAAGGGAAAGATGTGGACAAGATTGCAGATTGGACTTGAGTTAGTGTCCTTCTTCAGCTCCTGTACAGTGGTTAATATAATGTTGTTATACACAATAGAGTTGTTTCCGACATGTGTTCGGAACTCTGCGATGTCGATAGCGAGAGAAGCACTCGTGCTTGGTGGCGTGTTTGGTCCGATGCTTGTCGCCGTCGGCAGGAAAgatggttttgaatcttttgGGGTGTTTGGGTTGGCAATAGGATGTTGTGGGATGTTTGCAGCATGTTTGCCAGAGACAAGGGGTGCGACACTTTGTGATACAATGGAGGAGGAAGAACACAAATTACAGAAAGCAAGCTGCAATTGGGTTGGGGAATTCTAG